The Chryseobacterium sp. 52 genome includes a region encoding these proteins:
- a CDS encoding serine hydrolase — protein MTKIKLSLFIITITTLFASSNLSGQITSKEVDVLVADAIKKFNVAGAAVAIVKDGKIIHKKGYGVKSIDTKLPIDEQTNFEIASNSKAFTTAALSILVDEGKLSWQDPVKKYIPEFKMYNDYVTENFTIEDLLCHRSGLGLGVGDLMMFPDGTDFTIKDVVKSFQYFAPVSGFRTQFNYDNQLYLVAGEVIARVSKMSWEAFVQKRIMEPLQMQNSFSSINQIKDVGLMAAPHSSESGTIKKISLYGAMVNGAAGGIISNVDDMSKWMLVQLNKGKYGSNLDKELFTKERQNEMWTIHTVDQADPNPRYNQHFNGYGLGWNLSDIKGNLSVSHTGGLPGMLSIVTMIPDLNLGIVILTNTENGGSGVFSSVSQTIIDSYLGLNNFGWVDKYAAYFQSKKNDGDEVTKKVWETVSKAKNISIKNEDFIGIYEDQWFGKIEIFAKGNQLWFKSYRSPKLNGPMSFYKANTFAIQWEYKDMNCDAFAMFNLDEEGKAQSIKMKGISPNIDFSFDFHDLNFQRVKK, from the coding sequence ATGACAAAAATAAAATTGTCTTTATTCATTATTACCATTACTACATTATTCGCAAGTAGTAATTTATCTGGACAAATAACCTCTAAAGAAGTAGATGTACTTGTTGCCGATGCCATAAAAAAATTCAATGTTGCAGGAGCAGCCGTAGCCATTGTAAAAGATGGAAAAATCATTCACAAAAAAGGTTACGGAGTAAAATCAATAGACACAAAATTACCTATTGATGAGCAGACAAATTTTGAAATTGCTTCCAATAGCAAAGCTTTTACAACGGCTGCTTTATCAATTTTAGTAGATGAGGGAAAACTCTCCTGGCAAGATCCTGTGAAGAAATATATTCCTGAGTTTAAAATGTACAATGATTATGTGACCGAAAACTTTACTATAGAAGATTTGCTCTGCCATCGCAGTGGACTTGGTTTAGGTGTTGGTGACTTAATGATGTTTCCGGATGGTACAGACTTCACCATTAAAGATGTGGTAAAATCTTTCCAGTATTTTGCCCCTGTTTCAGGATTTAGAACACAGTTTAATTATGACAATCAGCTTTATTTAGTCGCGGGAGAAGTAATTGCAAGAGTAAGCAAAATGAGTTGGGAAGCTTTTGTTCAAAAACGGATCATGGAACCTTTGCAAATGCAAAACTCTTTCAGTTCTATCAACCAGATAAAAGATGTAGGTTTAATGGCTGCTCCTCATTCCTCAGAATCGGGGACCATCAAAAAGATATCTTTATATGGAGCCATGGTTAACGGTGCTGCCGGAGGAATCATTTCGAATGTTGACGATATGTCGAAATGGATGCTTGTTCAACTCAACAAAGGTAAATATGGTTCTAATCTGGACAAGGAACTTTTTACCAAAGAAAGACAAAACGAAATGTGGACAATACATACCGTTGATCAGGCAGATCCCAATCCAAGATACAACCAACATTTCAATGGATATGGATTAGGCTGGAATTTATCTGATATCAAAGGAAATTTGAGTGTTTCGCACACCGGAGGTTTACCGGGAATGCTTTCTATCGTGACCATGATCCCTGATCTCAATTTGGGTATTGTAATTTTAACCAATACGGAAAATGGCGGTAGCGGTGTTTTTTCATCGGTTAGCCAAACCATTATTGACAGCTATCTGGGACTCAACAATTTTGGTTGGGTAGACAAATATGCTGCTTATTTTCAGTCGAAAAAGAATGATGGAGATGAGGTAACCAAAAAGGTTTGGGAAACGGTAAGTAAAGCAAAAAATATAAGCATAAAGAACGAGGACTTCATTGGAATATATGAAGATCAATGGTTTGGGAAAATTGAGATCTTCGCAAAAGGAAATCAATTGTGGTTTAAATCATACCGTTCTCCAAAACTAAATGGCCCCATGAGCTTTTATAAAGCCAATACTTTTGCCATTCAGTGGGAATATAAAGATATGAACTGTGATGCATTTGCTATGTTTAATTTAGATGAAGAAGGCAAAGCACAAAGTATAAAAATGAAAGGCATCTCACCCAATATAGATTTTAGCTTCGACTTTCATGATCTGAACTTTCAAAGAGTAAAAAAATAG
- a CDS encoding adenosine kinase, with translation MKRRYLTYILLFGFPLFGCQNTLVEKSAYQQKWTLLKQENEALAFDADLQLSDAEIALDKKLFQLRKNFLTETDKKKIPLFNSSFNEIKPLIEGSKLFEIFQSMPKGGLLHTHSGGITDVKWLIAAGRKYKECYVYDQADNDQFIFGQLAFFEEGKVPKGFISLDKKLLSHPDFEKELTELLILKRDQLCTYTDYWIEFEKRFKRISLLLPYRPFFKEYYRKGFLDLVNNKVQHVEIRFIFDELYDFKHGKYPLKTSVTDLQEVVAEIQKSQPQFSLKLIYSSFKFLDPKSIDKQLEIAFELKKEFPDVISGFDLVADEAAGNSIYSFRENWTNLDGLSKKYGVKMPLFLHAGESNSVFNKNILDISSLNNPRIGHGLNLIYFPKTMELIRKQNKLVEVSPISNQVLGYVSDLRNHPARVLLSNGIQCSINSDDPSVYGYEGLGYDFWAAFVYWELDVKALKKLVFNSINYSSLNENEKKNALIYLNKQWDDFVQKTNQKLN, from the coding sequence ATGAAGAGAAGGTACCTTACTTATATTCTGCTTTTTGGATTTCCTTTGTTTGGGTGCCAGAATACATTGGTTGAAAAATCCGCGTATCAACAGAAATGGACGCTATTAAAACAGGAAAATGAAGCATTGGCTTTTGATGCTGATCTACAATTATCGGATGCTGAAATAGCATTGGATAAAAAACTATTTCAGTTACGAAAAAACTTCCTTACCGAGACAGACAAAAAGAAAATACCTTTGTTTAACAGTTCTTTTAATGAAATAAAACCATTGATAGAAGGCAGCAAATTATTTGAAATCTTTCAATCAATGCCCAAAGGTGGCCTGTTGCATACGCATAGCGGAGGTATAACCGATGTAAAATGGCTGATTGCAGCAGGAAGAAAGTATAAAGAATGTTACGTTTATGATCAGGCTGATAATGACCAGTTTATTTTCGGACAGCTGGCGTTTTTTGAAGAAGGAAAAGTTCCGAAAGGATTTATTAGCTTGGATAAAAAGCTTCTTTCACATCCTGATTTTGAAAAAGAACTGACAGAGCTTCTCATCTTAAAGCGAGATCAGCTATGCACTTATACAGATTACTGGATTGAATTTGAGAAACGTTTTAAACGCATCAGTCTCTTGTTGCCTTATCGTCCTTTTTTCAAGGAATATTACCGGAAAGGCTTCCTGGATTTGGTGAATAATAAAGTGCAGCATGTAGAAATCAGGTTTATCTTTGATGAACTCTACGATTTTAAGCATGGAAAATATCCATTGAAAACTTCCGTCACTGATTTGCAGGAAGTAGTTGCAGAAATACAAAAATCACAGCCGCAGTTCAGTTTGAAATTAATCTATTCAAGTTTTAAATTTTTAGATCCGAAAAGCATTGATAAACAGCTTGAAATAGCCTTCGAACTCAAAAAAGAATTTCCAGATGTTATTTCGGGCTTTGATCTTGTTGCAGATGAAGCTGCCGGAAATAGTATTTACTCTTTCAGGGAAAACTGGACGAATTTGGATGGTCTCAGTAAAAAATATGGGGTAAAGATGCCTCTTTTCCTTCATGCAGGCGAAAGTAATTCTGTCTTTAATAAAAATATTCTGGATATTTCATCCTTGAACAACCCAAGGATTGGGCACGGTTTGAACCTGATTTATTTTCCAAAAACTATGGAGTTGATCAGAAAGCAAAATAAACTGGTTGAGGTGAGCCCCATCAGTAACCAGGTTTTAGGATATGTAAGTGATTTGCGGAACCATCCTGCAAGAGTTTTGTTAAGTAATGGGATACAGTGTTCCATTAATAGCGATGATCCTAGTGTTTACGGATACGAAGGTCTTGGTTATGATTTTTGGGCAGCTTTTGTGTATTGGGAGCTCGATGTAAAAGCACTGAAGAAATTGGTTTTTAATTCAATTAACTATTCTTCTTTGAATGAAAATGAAAAAAAGAATGCATTGATTTATTTGAACAAACAATGGGACGATTTTGTCCAGAAAACCAATCAGAAATTAAATTAG
- a CDS encoding helix-turn-helix domain-containing protein has product MSTLFIKNMVCNRCIMVIQNELGKLGLPFTHIKLGEVNLVKDLSSEEKESLETILIPLGFEVIDDKKSRIIEKIKNIIIDLVHHQDNDAKKNLSDLLSEQLNHDYNYLSNLFSEVEGTTIEKYFIAQKIEKIKELLVYDELSLSEIALRLNYSSVAYLSNQFKKVTGLTPSHFKQIREEKRKPLDQCK; this is encoded by the coding sequence ATGAGTACATTATTTATTAAAAACATGGTGTGTAACCGTTGTATTATGGTAATTCAGAATGAACTCGGGAAACTCGGTCTGCCCTTTACTCATATTAAGCTGGGTGAGGTTAATCTTGTCAAAGACCTCAGCTCTGAAGAAAAAGAATCACTTGAAACAATACTTATTCCTTTAGGCTTTGAAGTCATTGATGACAAAAAAAGCAGAATCATAGAAAAGATAAAAAATATTATCATTGATCTGGTTCATCATCAGGATAATGATGCAAAAAAAAATCTCTCTGACTTACTGAGTGAACAACTGAATCATGACTACAATTATCTTTCTAATCTGTTTTCTGAGGTAGAAGGAACAACAATAGAAAAATATTTCATCGCTCAAAAGATTGAAAAGATCAAAGAACTTCTGGTGTATGATGAGCTTTCTTTAAGTGAGATTGCTTTACGGCTAAATTATTCAAGCGTTGCCTACCTAAGTAATCAGTTCAAAAAAGTAACCGGATTAACACCCAGCCATTTCAAACAAATCCGTGAAGAAAAAAGAAAACCTTTGGATCAGTGTAAGTAA
- a CDS encoding heavy metal translocating P-type ATPase, with product MATNNSRDTIYIPLEDVESEHCALIVEKGLTQVKGIETHKIELNNRRAAITVTDNETVGKAVKAVKDLGYGVTTVKNTFPVLGMTCASCAGSAESIARYESGVVEASVNFATGNLTVEYLPNMTDASQLQKALQSVGYDLLIVDETKQQESLEAIHAEKFKKLKNKTTWAVLLSLPVVTIGMFFMDIPYANEIMWFFSTPVVLWLGKDFFTNAWKQATHRSANMDTLVALSTGIAYLFSVFNMIFQDFWHQRGLHAHVYFEAAAVVIAFILLGKLLEEKAKGNTSSAIKKLMGLQPKTVIIIQPDGNEKQTAIENVNAGDVILVKPGEKIAVDGMVKSGSSYVDESMLSGEPVPVLKTENEKVFAGTINQKGSFQFTAVKVGKETMLAQIIKMVQDAQGSKAPVQKLVDKIAGIFVPVVISIAIITFILWMVLGGNNGLVHGLLAAVTVLVIACPCALGLATPTAIMVGVGKGAEKGILIKDAESLELAKKVDAIVLDKTGTITEGRPQVTGIQWLNNEDTTKEILLSIEKQSEHPLAEAVVKHLEGLSGTTISMFESITGKGARADYHNETYFVGNKKLMAENNIAIADQLQQQADEWGRQSKTVIWFGSSKQALSVIAISDKIKETSVQAIKEMQKMGIELYMLTGDNEATAKAIAEQTGILHYKAEVLPQHKADFVKELQQQGKIVAMVGDGINDSTALATADVSIAMGKGSDIAMDVAKMTIISSDLTKIPQAIRLSKQTVATIKQNLFWAFIYNLVGIPIAAGILYPVNGFLLNPMIAGAAMALSSVSVVSNSLRLKWKK from the coding sequence ATGGCGACAAATAATAGCAGGGATACCATTTATATTCCACTGGAAGATGTAGAAAGCGAACACTGTGCATTAATCGTAGAAAAAGGACTGACACAGGTAAAAGGTATAGAAACCCACAAAATAGAACTGAACAACCGCAGGGCAGCCATTACGGTCACAGACAATGAAACAGTTGGCAAAGCGGTAAAGGCAGTCAAAGATTTGGGCTACGGCGTTACCACTGTTAAAAACACCTTCCCTGTTCTGGGCATGACGTGTGCATCTTGTGCAGGCAGTGCAGAAAGTATTGCCAGGTACGAATCGGGAGTCGTTGAAGCCTCCGTAAACTTTGCAACAGGAAATCTGACTGTAGAGTATCTGCCTAATATGACAGATGCTTCTCAGCTGCAGAAAGCACTCCAGTCTGTGGGTTACGATTTACTCATTGTAGACGAAACCAAACAGCAGGAGTCTTTAGAGGCCATTCACGCTGAAAAATTCAAAAAGTTAAAAAATAAAACCACCTGGGCCGTACTATTGTCATTACCTGTAGTTACCATCGGTATGTTCTTTATGGATATCCCTTATGCTAATGAGATCATGTGGTTCTTTTCTACCCCTGTAGTTCTATGGTTGGGCAAAGATTTCTTTACCAATGCATGGAAACAAGCCACACACCGTTCTGCCAATATGGATACATTGGTAGCTTTAAGTACGGGTATTGCCTATTTATTTAGTGTATTTAATATGATTTTCCAGGATTTCTGGCATCAGCGTGGTTTACATGCCCATGTTTATTTTGAAGCAGCAGCTGTAGTTATTGCCTTCATCCTCTTGGGTAAACTGTTGGAAGAAAAAGCCAAAGGTAATACCTCATCAGCCATTAAAAAACTGATGGGCTTACAACCTAAAACGGTAATCATCATACAACCCGACGGAAATGAAAAGCAAACAGCCATTGAAAATGTAAACGCAGGAGATGTAATACTGGTAAAACCGGGTGAAAAAATTGCTGTGGACGGGATGGTAAAGTCTGGCAGCTCTTATGTAGACGAAAGTATGCTGAGTGGAGAACCCGTTCCTGTATTGAAAACCGAAAATGAAAAAGTATTTGCAGGGACTATCAACCAAAAGGGAAGTTTCCAGTTTACGGCTGTTAAAGTTGGCAAAGAAACTATGCTTGCCCAAATCATCAAAATGGTCCAGGATGCCCAGGGAAGCAAAGCTCCGGTACAGAAACTGGTAGATAAAATCGCAGGGATATTCGTTCCGGTAGTCATTAGTATTGCTATCATCACATTCATATTATGGATGGTGCTGGGTGGAAATAATGGCCTGGTTCATGGACTTTTAGCCGCCGTTACGGTATTGGTTATCGCATGTCCATGTGCATTAGGATTGGCAACCCCTACCGCCATTATGGTAGGTGTTGGTAAAGGAGCAGAAAAAGGAATTCTGATTAAAGATGCAGAAAGTCTTGAACTCGCTAAGAAAGTAGATGCCATTGTTCTGGACAAAACAGGAACCATTACAGAAGGAAGACCTCAGGTAACAGGTATTCAGTGGCTGAACAATGAAGATACCACAAAAGAGATCCTGCTGAGTATTGAAAAACAGTCTGAACATCCATTGGCAGAAGCAGTCGTAAAACATCTGGAAGGGCTCTCAGGGACAACAATATCAATGTTTGAAAGTATTACCGGTAAAGGCGCCAGAGCAGATTACCATAATGAGACCTATTTTGTAGGCAATAAAAAGCTGATGGCAGAAAATAATATAGCTATCGCTGATCAGTTGCAACAACAGGCTGATGAATGGGGCCGGCAATCTAAAACCGTTATCTGGTTTGGAAGCAGCAAACAGGCACTTTCCGTTATCGCTATCTCTGATAAAATTAAAGAAACATCAGTACAGGCCATTAAAGAAATGCAGAAAATGGGAATTGAACTGTATATGCTTACAGGCGACAATGAAGCAACAGCTAAAGCCATAGCAGAGCAAACCGGTATTCTGCATTACAAAGCAGAAGTGTTACCACAGCACAAAGCAGACTTCGTCAAAGAGCTTCAACAGCAAGGGAAAATAGTGGCGATGGTAGGTGACGGAATTAACGACAGTACGGCGCTGGCTACAGCCGATGTGAGTATTGCTATGGGAAAAGGCAGCGATATTGCAATGGATGTAGCAAAAATGACCATCATCTCCTCTGATTTAACAAAAATACCACAGGCGATACGTTTATCCAAACAGACAGTAGCTACCATCAAACAAAATCTGTTCTGGGCCTTCATCTATAACCTTGTAGGTATCCCGATTGCAGCAGGTATTCTCTATCCTGTCAATGGATTCTTACTTAATCCAATGATTGCCGGAGCTGCAATGGCTTTAAGCAGCGTAAGTGTAGTAAGTAACAGCTTACGCCTGAAATGGAAAAAATAA
- a CDS encoding helix-turn-helix domain-containing protein has protein sequence MKLLIKGMVCNRCILVLSQEFPKLGLEISEIRLGEVVLEETDKTLINEKAIRAMLKQNGFDLFYNKSQKTIDQIKDIVEKGVQQQLNTGNPVKFSALLSDELHKDYDSLSSLFSSSEGCTLEKFIISRKIEKVKELLVYTDQSMSEIAYALGYSSPAHLSNQLKKYTGFTSSYYKQIRLDKITIIQEHSYTNKHF, from the coding sequence ATGAAATTATTAATCAAAGGAATGGTATGCAACAGGTGTATTCTTGTTCTATCTCAGGAGTTTCCAAAGCTCGGCCTGGAAATATCCGAAATCCGCTTAGGTGAGGTTGTTCTGGAAGAAACAGATAAAACCCTCATCAATGAAAAAGCGATCAGAGCCATGCTGAAACAAAACGGATTCGATCTTTTCTATAATAAAAGTCAAAAAACCATAGATCAGATTAAAGATATTGTTGAAAAAGGTGTTCAGCAACAATTAAATACAGGAAATCCTGTTAAGTTTTCTGCACTTCTCAGCGATGAATTGCACAAAGACTACGATTCACTAAGTTCCCTCTTCTCATCCTCTGAAGGCTGTACCCTTGAAAAGTTTATCATTTCAAGAAAAATAGAGAAAGTAAAAGAACTTCTGGTGTATACCGATCAGTCGATGTCAGAAATTGCCTATGCATTAGGCTACAGCAGTCCTGCTCATCTCTCTAATCAGCTAAAAAAATATACAGGCTTTACCTCTTCATATTATAAACAGATAAGGCTTGATAAGATCACTATTATACAGGAACACTCCTACACGAATAAACATTTCTGA
- a CDS encoding efflux RND transporter periplasmic adaptor subunit, producing MLYKYNTQKLGILLPLLGILLMGCENKAKKAPEKAAKADVSKLPVDIIIAQQQQLNQEEAVVGTMMPYREVSIVSELPQKIIQVAFKDGSYVGAGAVLYKLNDADIRSRLKQVGAELKLAQLNKNRLNNLLKTETVRPQEYDEALMRFQSLAAQQELLQVDLAKTVIRAPFSGKIGISKVHLGAYVAPGVELVTIQDQSRIKINFSVPEKYLPLIRTGGDVRFTAELSGQEYPATIIATEPGLDAQSRSLQVQAITPNTGGKFRAGLSAKVYFHVSDKGATGIMVPTEALAPGEKGYTVFVIKNGIAKPKAISISNRTETEAVITSGIATGDSIIVSNMLRLGDGTPVKAVVSQ from the coding sequence ATGTTATACAAATACAATACACAAAAATTGGGGATTTTACTTCCCTTGTTGGGCATCCTATTGATGGGTTGTGAAAACAAAGCAAAAAAAGCACCGGAAAAAGCAGCTAAGGCAGATGTCAGCAAATTACCGGTAGATATTATCATCGCTCAACAACAACAGCTCAATCAGGAGGAAGCAGTTGTAGGAACCATGATGCCTTACCGCGAAGTTTCAATCGTAAGCGAATTACCTCAGAAAATTATTCAGGTAGCTTTTAAAGATGGCAGTTATGTAGGTGCGGGAGCAGTGCTTTACAAACTGAATGATGCCGATATCAGGTCCCGTTTAAAACAGGTCGGTGCCGAATTGAAACTGGCTCAGCTTAATAAAAACAGGTTAAACAATCTGTTAAAGACTGAAACCGTAAGACCACAGGAATATGATGAGGCTCTTATGCGTTTTCAATCCTTGGCAGCACAGCAGGAGCTGCTTCAGGTAGATCTGGCAAAGACCGTTATCCGGGCACCGTTTTCAGGAAAAATAGGAATTTCAAAAGTACATCTGGGTGCTTATGTAGCCCCTGGAGTAGAATTGGTAACAATTCAGGATCAAAGCAGGATCAAAATCAATTTCTCTGTTCCTGAAAAATACCTGCCTTTGATCCGGACTGGAGGTGACGTACGGTTTACCGCTGAACTGTCCGGACAAGAATATCCGGCAACCATTATCGCAACAGAGCCCGGACTTGATGCCCAGAGCAGAAGTTTGCAGGTACAGGCCATTACCCCGAATACCGGTGGAAAATTCCGGGCAGGTCTCTCTGCTAAAGTCTATTTCCATGTTTCCGACAAGGGAGCTACAGGCATCATGGTACCTACTGAAGCCCTGGCGCCCGGCGAAAAAGGATATACTGTTTTCGTAATAAAGAACGGCATAGCAAAACCCAAGGCGATATCTATAAGCAACAGGACAGAAACAGAGGCTGTCATTACATCCGGTATTGCTACAGGAGACAGCATCATTGTCTCCAATATGCTTCGTTTAGGTGACGGTACCCCCGTAAAAGCAGTAGTGTCCCAATAA
- a CDS encoding efflux RND transporter permease subunit, whose protein sequence is MSISALSIKKPVLAGVFSLLIVILGIIGWKELGIREFPLTEPPVISVVTFYPGASPEVIASKITKPMEESIAEANGIRTISSESREQASVISIEFNREIDIEDALNDIRDKVAKSKKQLPADVDPPIVQKTSSPDNLVAFLEVESDTKDIKEVSHLASTTIKDRIQSIPGINNVSIVGEHKYAMRLRFEPAKLAAYQLTPADIRQALARENIDLPAGRIDGTNSELSIRTMGRLTSVKDFEDMLIRQVGNTVIRLKDIGSAELGEVNERTAIINETGNLNRVGIGVAIQIQRGANAIEVVDEFYKRLDQLRKEIPSEYRLIVGFDFTHSVRESIKEVEETLFIAFGLVVLIIFLFLRDWRSTLIPVIAIPVSILSAFFIMYVADFSINILTLLGLVLSIGLVVDDAIVVLENIYKKIEEGMPPIQAAFKGSKEIYFAVISTTITLAAVFLPIVFMGGISGQLFKEFAIVVSGSVLVSALVALTLTPMLSAYFLKKKERPNWFYRVTEPFFVRLNNGYAFLLKAFMRVRWLAWVFLAGTTSLIYFVGEKLPSELAPIEDRSNMSLIAVAPEGVSFDYMKKHMTEVGKYVNDSTNGLYQTYSMVAISFIPAPAPVNVAVQSIYLKDPKERKSSIQDLYNQYGAASGQFRGFLLFPYLPPTIGSRYGGGMPIQFVLQSQNLDSLTAVLPKFLTAARQSKKLLFVDADLKINKPEVKINIDRQKAALMGVSMEEIAHTLQLSFSGQRYGYFLRNDRQYEVIGQLNRENRNDKSDLSAIYVRSATGTMIPLNNLITTEEAVSPAAIYRYDQYTSATVSAAMAPGVSLAEGIQEIEKIKKEVLGENFKSSLAGQSRDYTESQGNISFTLIVALLFIYMILAAQFGSLRDPLIIMLTVPMAITGAILSLSWFGQSLNVFSQIGIITLVGLITKNGILIVEFANHLKDTGLSKYEAAIQAAEQRFRPILMTSLAMIFGVLPIALTVNSRQSLGIVIAGGLVFSGILTLFIIPAVYSYLSSSKLKKVVVEEETDTPAEHH, encoded by the coding sequence ATGAGCATATCAGCTTTAAGTATAAAAAAACCGGTTTTAGCCGGTGTATTTTCTCTCCTTATTGTCATTTTAGGAATTATAGGATGGAAAGAGTTAGGTATACGGGAATTTCCGTTAACAGAACCGCCTGTCATTTCCGTCGTCACGTTCTATCCCGGTGCGAGTCCTGAAGTCATTGCATCAAAGATTACCAAACCAATGGAAGAATCCATTGCAGAAGCCAACGGAATACGTACTATTTCTTCTGAATCAAGAGAACAGGCAAGTGTTATTTCAATAGAATTCAACCGTGAAATAGACATTGAGGATGCCCTTAATGATATCCGGGATAAAGTAGCCAAATCCAAAAAGCAGCTTCCTGCCGATGTAGACCCTCCCATTGTTCAGAAAACATCATCACCCGACAATCTGGTGGCATTTCTTGAAGTGGAAAGTGATACCAAAGACATAAAAGAAGTAAGTCACCTTGCCTCCACCACCATCAAAGACAGAATTCAATCGATTCCAGGCATCAATAATGTATCCATTGTCGGAGAACATAAATATGCCATGCGCCTTCGGTTTGAACCTGCAAAACTGGCTGCCTATCAGCTTACTCCTGCAGATATCCGCCAGGCATTAGCCAGAGAGAATATTGATCTGCCTGCAGGCCGGATAGACGGAACCAACAGCGAGTTAAGCATCCGTACCATGGGTCGTCTTACTTCGGTAAAAGATTTTGAAGACATGCTTATCAGGCAAGTCGGCAATACGGTAATCCGGTTGAAAGATATAGGCTCTGCCGAATTGGGAGAAGTAAACGAACGTACAGCTATCATCAACGAAACCGGGAATCTTAATCGTGTGGGTATTGGTGTTGCTATTCAGATACAACGTGGGGCCAATGCTATTGAAGTAGTAGATGAATTCTATAAGCGTCTGGATCAGCTCCGAAAGGAAATCCCCTCTGAATACCGATTAATCGTAGGCTTCGATTTTACCCATTCTGTGCGGGAGTCTATCAAAGAGGTAGAAGAAACCCTCTTCATCGCCTTCGGATTAGTGGTATTGATTATTTTCCTGTTTCTCAGAGACTGGCGATCTACCCTTATTCCAGTGATTGCAATTCCCGTATCCATTCTTTCTGCATTTTTCATCATGTATGTGGCCGATTTTTCTATCAATATACTGACCCTTTTGGGATTGGTGCTTTCCATAGGGCTTGTGGTAGACGATGCCATTGTTGTCCTTGAAAACATTTATAAAAAAATTGAAGAGGGTATGCCACCCATACAGGCTGCCTTTAAAGGCTCTAAAGAGATTTATTTTGCAGTAATTTCTACGACTATTACCCTGGCAGCTGTATTTCTCCCTATTGTTTTCATGGGTGGAATCAGCGGACAGCTTTTCAAAGAATTTGCCATTGTGGTATCCGGATCGGTACTGGTATCCGCACTGGTTGCCCTTACGCTTACCCCAATGCTAAGTGCCTATTTTCTGAAGAAAAAAGAACGACCTAACTGGTTTTACCGTGTTACAGAACCATTTTTTGTCCGTTTAAATAATGGATATGCGTTCTTGCTAAAAGCTTTTATGCGGGTAAGATGGCTGGCCTGGGTTTTTCTGGCAGGGACTACTTCCCTGATTTATTTTGTGGGCGAAAAGCTTCCGTCAGAATTAGCACCTATTGAAGACCGTTCCAATATGAGCCTCATCGCTGTTGCTCCTGAGGGCGTTTCATTCGACTACATGAAAAAACACATGACCGAAGTTGGGAAATATGTCAACGATTCTACCAACGGGCTGTATCAAACCTACTCCATGGTTGCCATTTCATTTATTCCGGCTCCGGCACCTGTAAATGTGGCTGTACAGAGTATCTATCTCAAAGATCCTAAAGAAAGAAAATCCAGTATTCAGGATCTGTATAACCAATATGGAGCCGCTTCGGGACAATTCAGAGGATTTCTTTTATTTCCCTATCTGCCTCCAACCATCGGAAGCCGCTATGGAGGAGGTATGCCGATACAGTTTGTGTTACAGTCACAAAATCTTGACAGCCTGACAGCAGTGCTTCCCAAATTCCTGACAGCAGCACGCCAAAGCAAAAAACTGCTATTTGTAGATGCAGATCTGAAGATCAATAAACCGGAAGTCAAAATTAATATTGACCGACAAAAAGCAGCATTGATGGGTGTATCTATGGAAGAAATAGCTCATACTCTGCAACTTTCTTTCTCCGGACAGCGTTATGGGTATTTCCTGCGCAACGACAGGCAGTACGAAGTGATTGGACAGCTAAACCGTGAGAACAGAAATGATAAAAGTGATTTAAGCGCAATTTATGTTCGTTCTGCAACAGGCACTATGATTCCGCTGAACAACCTGATCACCACAGAAGAAGCAGTAAGCCCGGCAGCTATTTACCGGTATGATCAATATACATCCGCCACCGTATCTGCAGCAATGGCTCCCGGGGTAAGTCTTGCCGAAGGGATACAGGAAATCGAAAAGATCAAGAAAGAGGTATTGGGGGAAAACTTTAAAAGTTCATTAGCGGGACAGTCAAGAGATTACACCGAAAGCCAGGGCAATATCAGCTTTACCCTCATCGTCGCTTTATTGTTTATTTATATGATTTTAGCAGCCCAGTTTGGAAGCTTGCGCGATCCGCTGATCATTATGCTTACCGTACCGATGGCAATCACCGGAGCTATTCTCAGTCTGTCATGGTTTGGCCAAAGTTTAAATGTATTTAGCCAGATCGGGATCATTACTCTGGTAGGATTAATCACCAAAAACGGTATACTGATCGTTGAATTTGCCAATCACCTGAAAGATACAGGACTTTCAAAATACGAAGCAGCCATACAAGCAGCGGAGCAACGATTCCGTCCTATTCTGATGACATCGCTGGCAATGATATTTGGAGTATTACCCATTGCTCTTACGGTCAACAGCCGCCAGTCACTGGGGATTGTAATTGCGGGAGGATTGGTGTTTTCCGGAATACTGACCTTGTTTATCATCCCTGCCGTTTATTCCTATCTGTCAAGCAGTAAACTTAAAAAAGTGGTTGTGGAAGAAGAGACCGATACTCCGGCAGAGCATCATTAG